Proteins encoded together in one Telopea speciosissima isolate NSW1024214 ecotype Mountain lineage chromosome 4, Tspe_v1, whole genome shotgun sequence window:
- the LOC122657364 gene encoding probable 1-deoxy-D-xylulose-5-phosphate synthase 2, chloroplastic encodes MKSVIPALDFPADSTSMQFSVATNSCRQHKHMFCRVMGSGMDNNNNSQSISENQRRALNYTGQKPSTPILDTTNYPIHMKNLSIKELEMLADELREEIVYTVSKTGGHLSSNLGVVELSVSLHHVFNTPEDKIIWDVGHQAYPHKILTGRRSKMHTIRQTCGLAGFPKRDESVYDAFGTGHSSTSISAALGMAVARDLQGKNNHVISVIGDGAMTAGQAFEAMNNAGYLDSNLIIILNDNKQVSLPSATVDGPADPVGALSKALAKLHSSRKFRQLREAGKSLTRQVGGELAFEIAAKIDSYSRDIFGGSWASLFEDLGLYYIGPVDGHSVEDLVSILKKVKAMPAPGPVLIHIITEKGKGYAPAEVAADKMHGVAKFDPKSGKQLKPKETSLSYTQYFAQSLIAEAEKDDKIVAIHAAMGGGTGLNLFQKRFPDRCFDVGIAEQHAVTYAAGLAAEGLKPFCAIYSSFLQRGYDQVVHDVDLQKLPVRFAIDRAGLVGADGPTHCGAFDTTFMACLPNMVVMAPSDETELMNMVATAAAIDDRPSCFRYPRGNGIGAILPQNNKGTLIEVGKGKVLMEGNKVAILGYGTIVQNCMAAAELLQVYGISVTVADARFCKPLDGNLIRRLAQEHEVLILAEEGSVGGFCSHVTHFMIMNGLLDGNLKMRVMTLPDSYIEHGSQADQMEQAGLTSKHIAATILSSIGENMGTLQLLNL; translated from the exons ATGAAGAGTGTTATCCCGGCTCTTGATTTTCCGGCTGATTCTACCTCGATGCAGTTCTCTGTGGCTACTAATTCTTGTCGGCAACACAAGCACATG TTTTGCAGGGTGATGGGTAGCGGCATGGACAACAATAATAATTCACAAAGTATAAGTGAGAACCAGAGACGGGCACTGAATTACACAGGACAGAAACCTTCTACTCCAATCTTGGACACAACCAACTACCCAATTCACATGAAAAATCTATCTATCAAGGAACTTGAGATGTTAGCCGATGAGCTCCGGGAAGAGATTGTGTACACCGTATCGAAAACCGGTGGGCATCTAAGCTCAAATCTTGGAGTGGTGGAACTCTCTGTTTCACTTCACCATGTATTCAATACCCCTGAAGATAAGATCATATGGGATGTTGGCCATCAG GCATATCCACATAAAATATTGACTGGTCGGAGATCCAAAATGCATACGATCCGGCAGACTTGTGGACTTGCAGGCTTCCCTAAGAGGGATGAGAGTGTGTATGATGCTTTTGGAACTGGCCATAGTTCTACCAGTATCTCAGCTGCCTTAG GAATGGCTGTTGCTAGAGACTTACAAGGCAAGAATAATCATGTAATTTCTGTAATCGGAGATGGAGCCATGACAGCAGGACAAGCATTTGAAGCAATGAATAATGCTGGTTATCTTGATTCAAATCTCATCATCATCTTGAATGACAATAAGCAAGTTTCTCTTCCAAGTGCCACCGTTGATGGCCCTGCTGATCCCGTCGGAGCCCTGAGCAAAGCCTTAGCAAAGCTCCACTCTAGCAGAAAGTTCCGGCAGCTTCGTGAAGCAGGAAAA AGTTTAACAAGACAAGTTGGAGGAGAACTGGCATTTGAAATTGCTGCGAAGATTGACTCATATTCCAGAGATATATTCGGCGGCTCTTGggcttccttgtttgaagatctGGGACTGTATTATATTGGTCCTGTGGATGGTCACAGTGTGGAAGACCTTGTTTCTATCTTAAAGAAGGTGAAAGCCATGCCAGCACCAGGTCCTGTCCTCATCCATATCATaacagagaaagggaaaggcTATGCTCCAGCCGAGGTTGCAGCTGATAAGATGCATG GTGTAGCGAAATTTGATCCAAAATCTGGGAAGCAATTGAAGCCCAAAGAAACATCTCTTTCATATACACAGTACTTCGCACAATCTCTAATTGCCGAAGCAGAGAAAGATGACAAAATTGTAGCGATACATGCTGCAATGGGAGGTGGAACAGGGCTTAATCTATTTCAGAAGCGCTTCCCTGATCGTTGTTTCGATGTTGGAATAGCTGAGCAACATGCAGTAACATATGCTGCTGGTTTGGCTGCTGAGGGTCTCAAACCTTTTTGCGCAATTTACTCTTCTTTCCTACAGAGAGGTTATGACCAGGTAGTTCATGATGTCGATCTTCAGAAGCTTCCGGTTCGATTTGCAATAGATAGGGCTGGCCTTGTGGGTGCAGATGGTCCGACTCATTGTGGGGCCTTTGATACCACTTTCATGGCATGCTTACCCAACATGGTTGTAATGGCTCCTTCTGATGAAACTGAGCTAATGAACATGGTTGCCACGGCTGCAGCCATTGATGATAGGCCTAGTTGCTTCAGATACCCAAGAGGAAATGGCATCGGTGCCATTCTTCCACAAAACAACAAGGGCACCCTTATAGAG GTTGGGAAGGGAAAGGTGCTGATGGAAGGGAATAAGGTGGCAATTTTGGGTTATGGAACAATAGTGCAAAATTGTATGGCAGCAGCAGAACTTCTTCAAGTGTATGGTATCTCGGTGACTGTTGCTGATGCAAGGTTCTGCAAACCTCTTGATGGAAATCTGATAAGAAGGCTTGCTCAGGAGCATGAAGTGCTAATTCTCGCCGAAGAAGGATCCGTAGGGGGTTTCTGTTCTCATGTCACTCATTTCATGATCATGAATGGACTTCTAGATGGAAATCTAAAG ATGAGGGTAATGACACTTCCGGATAGTTATATCGAGCACGGATCTCAGGCAGACCAGATGGAACAGGCAGGTCTTACATCGAAACATATTGCGGCCACTATCTTGTCCTCTATAGGTGAAAATATGGGCACCCTACAACTGCTCAACCTGtaa